In Desulfonatronospira thiodismutans ASO3-1, a single window of DNA contains:
- a CDS encoding ABC transporter ATP-binding protein, whose product MSLYVLRDVQQIFEGRTVLDLPELVLEAGQSYALLGPNGSGKTTLLHILAMLNAPAKGRVFYKGQEINWKANYLTPIRRELVLVDQHPIMFSTTVAKNVEYGLKVRRINSAKRRQTAMESLERVGMQDFAHRPAHQLSGGETQRVAIARAMACSPQVMLFDEPTASVDVENQAVIEKIIESIRKEREITVIFSTHKRLEASRLAEHRVFLFEGRLTGPGGENIVPGYVAMKDGKKVCVVREKLELQVESNIDGPCRIQVHPEKIGIYNKDQGIDSEQVVPGRVLQMTDEGGQIRVLLDIGFPIRSLMSREAIARSGILVGDEVCVGFEAGAADVVSR is encoded by the coding sequence ATGAGCCTGTATGTTTTAAGGGATGTCCAGCAGATATTCGAGGGGCGCACTGTCCTGGACCTGCCCGAGCTTGTGCTGGAGGCGGGGCAGAGCTATGCCCTGCTTGGTCCCAACGGTTCCGGCAAAACCACCCTTCTGCATATCCTGGCCATGCTCAATGCTCCGGCAAAGGGCAGGGTCTTTTACAAGGGCCAGGAGATCAACTGGAAGGCCAACTATCTGACCCCCATCCGCAGAGAGCTGGTCCTGGTGGATCAGCACCCCATCATGTTCAGTACTACTGTGGCCAAAAACGTTGAGTACGGGCTCAAGGTGCGGAGGATCAATTCCGCAAAGCGCAGACAGACAGCCATGGAAAGCCTGGAGCGTGTGGGCATGCAGGATTTTGCCCATCGACCGGCACATCAATTGTCCGGGGGGGAGACCCAGAGAGTGGCCATCGCCCGGGCTATGGCCTGCTCGCCCCAGGTAATGCTCTTTGATGAGCCTACTGCCAGCGTGGACGTGGAAAACCAGGCAGTAATAGAGAAGATCATCGAGAGCATCCGCAAAGAAAGAGAGATAACGGTTATTTTTTCCACGCATAAGCGTCTGGAAGCTTCCAGGCTGGCGGAGCACAGGGTCTTTTTGTTTGAGGGCAGGCTGACAGGACCTGGCGGGGAGAATATTGTGCCCGGATACGTTGCCATGAAAGACGGCAAAAAGGTTTGTGTTGTAAGGGAAAAACTGGAACTGCAGGTGGAGTCGAACATTGACGGGCCGTGCAGGATCCAGGTTCACCCGGAAAAAATCGGTATTTACAACAAGGACCAGGGAATTGACTCAGAGCAGGTTGTGCCGGGCAGAGTATTGCAGATGACCGACGAAGGTGGGCAGATCAGGGTTTTGCTGGATATCGGCTTTCCCATACGGTCCCTGATGAGCAGGGAAGCGATTGCCAGAAGCGGGATCCTTGTAGGCGACGAGGTTTGCGTGGGGTTCGAGGCCGGTGCTGCTGATGTTGTTTCCAGGTAA
- a CDS encoding ATP-binding protein produces MTDHLEQRIRFLEEQVNYLTQEKRAAMQALELAASMSNFETSLNQVDTPDMILREAADRLKKLIAFKSLCFFLVDEQDSSFYPGYCEPQECLETISTEMQVLVDDKTFAWALGRNKPVVVTALSGDQLMLHAMKTSSRTRGIFFGVLDVEYKEVMDSIQMLATIIFMSVAGALESFELYRNIRQMNNQLTQSNAELRTAKEAALEASRAKSEFLANMSHELRTPISSIISGLKLLAPMEEDPQKLSILNTCKDSAEALHSIINDSLDLAKIEAGKIELIPENFDLHHELAKNLNTFRPQAGTKGLDLRLQMDPGLPRLVRADMHRLGQILRNLLSNAVKFTREGWVELGAEVLIKNEKSCGVNFWVQDTGIGIPKDVLPRLFEAYAQADGSYSKKYGGTGLGLAITRYLVRLMGGSISVHSKEGEGSCFTLNITFELPPEGQAEEVQDPDAEEQTPPEPLNILVAEDQDLPRMYVRHILEQAGHRVIEAHDGIQAVEEALNNPLDLVLMDIQMPGMDGIQASRRIRDALAPQKPAIIALTAYAMQTDRQNFLDAGMDDHLSKPVHPKLLLAKVNALAGSAAAESSLSSGNQDPLQDLQKNGPVNMDLVQEMFEDSRFWLHLVQLFTTQEQPAHIARLDEVLQARDAQRMKRLAHTLKGTMSTLCAERARDLAQSLEKNAGLENWAGIEQDCQALKEELQRMKTFAQKTDIQGDE; encoded by the coding sequence ATGACTGATCATCTTGAGCAACGCATCAGGTTCCTTGAGGAACAGGTCAACTACCTCACCCAGGAAAAGCGTGCCGCCATGCAGGCCCTGGAACTGGCCGCTTCCATGAGCAATTTTGAAACCAGCCTCAATCAAGTGGACACCCCGGACATGATCCTCAGGGAAGCCGCGGACAGGCTCAAAAAACTCATAGCTTTCAAGTCACTGTGCTTTTTCCTGGTGGATGAACAGGACTCCTCTTTTTATCCTGGATACTGCGAACCTCAAGAGTGCCTGGAAACAATTTCCACAGAAATGCAGGTCCTGGTGGATGACAAGACCTTTGCCTGGGCCCTGGGTCGTAATAAGCCGGTGGTGGTTACCGCCTTGAGCGGGGACCAGCTCATGCTGCACGCCATGAAGACCAGCAGCCGCACCCGGGGGATTTTTTTCGGAGTCCTGGACGTGGAGTACAAAGAGGTCATGGACAGCATCCAGATGCTTGCCACCATCATCTTCATGTCCGTGGCCGGTGCCCTGGAAAGCTTCGAGCTGTACCGCAACATAAGACAGATGAACAACCAGCTGACCCAGTCCAACGCCGAACTGCGCACCGCCAAAGAGGCCGCCCTGGAAGCCTCCAGGGCCAAGAGCGAATTCCTGGCCAACATGAGCCATGAACTGCGCACTCCCATAAGCTCCATTATTTCCGGGCTGAAGCTTCTGGCTCCCATGGAAGAAGACCCTCAGAAGCTGTCCATCCTGAATACCTGCAAGGATTCCGCCGAGGCCCTGCACAGCATTATCAACGACTCCCTGGACCTGGCCAAGATCGAGGCCGGCAAGATTGAACTGATCCCTGAAAACTTCGATCTGCACCACGAACTGGCCAAAAACTTGAATACCTTCAGGCCCCAGGCCGGGACAAAGGGACTGGACCTGCGCCTGCAAATGGATCCAGGGCTGCCCCGCCTGGTCCGCGCAGATATGCACAGGCTGGGTCAGATCCTGCGCAACCTGCTCAGCAATGCAGTCAAATTCACCCGGGAAGGCTGGGTTGAGCTCGGGGCTGAAGTCCTCATAAAGAATGAGAAAAGTTGCGGGGTCAACTTCTGGGTCCAGGATACCGGCATTGGGATTCCAAAAGATGTGCTGCCCAGGCTGTTTGAGGCCTACGCTCAGGCGGACGGCTCCTACTCCAAAAAATACGGGGGTACAGGCCTGGGCCTGGCCATCACCAGGTATTTGGTCCGCCTAATGGGCGGCTCCATAAGTGTCCACAGCAAGGAGGGCGAGGGCAGTTGCTTCACCCTGAACATCACTTTTGAACTGCCCCCGGAAGGGCAGGCAGAAGAGGTCCAGGACCCGGATGCAGAGGAACAGACGCCTCCCGAGCCCCTGAACATTCTGGTAGCCGAAGATCAAGACCTGCCCCGGATGTATGTCAGGCACATCCTGGAGCAGGCCGGGCACAGGGTCATCGAGGCCCATGACGGGATTCAGGCTGTGGAAGAGGCTTTAAACAACCCCCTGGACCTGGTGCTCATGGACATCCAGATGCCGGGAATGGATGGCATCCAAGCCTCCCGGCGCATCAGGGATGCCCTGGCTCCGCAGAAACCCGCCATTATCGCCCTGACAGCCTATGCCATGCAGACAGACCGCCAGAACTTCCTGGATGCCGGGATGGATGATCACTTAAGCAAACCAGTACACCCAAAACTGCTTTTGGCCAAAGTAAATGCTCTGGCCGGTTCAGCCGCTGCTGAGTCTTCCCTGAGTTCCGGAAATCAAGACCCTTTGCAGGACCTTCAAAAAAACGGGCCTGTGAACATGGACCTTGTGCAGGAAATGTTTGAGGACAGCAGGTTCTGGCTGCACCTTGTGCAGCTTTTCACCACACAGGAGCAGCCGGCACATATTGCCAGACTGGATGAAGTACTTCAGGCCCGGGACGCCCAGAGGATGAAACGGCTGGCCCACACCCTCAAGGGAACCATGAGTACACTTTGCGCTGAGAGGGCCAGGGACCTGGCCCAAAGCCTGGAAAAAAATGCCGGCCTGGAAAACTGGGCCGGAATAGAACAGGACTGCCAGGCCCTCAAGGAAGAGCTGCAGCGAATGAAAACTTTTGCTCAGAAGACCGACATCCAGGGCGATGAGTGA
- a CDS encoding HDOD domain-containing protein — protein sequence MGLLSVDELKPGMVLERDVLAPNGRLLLGTGTELTPRNITVLKTWGVVDAHVQGDGQEHNSHQEPTLTRELLDHTRQQLQPFFACTDLSLPAMREIFKLALYQAAGQGKGHFVLPPSCNTGDQAPDPEKILAGHPLVTAADIIGEQTRLATFPDIYHQINAVLQSPRSSATHIAKVVGKDASLSGKLLRLVNSPFYGFPRKIDTIPRAVAILGTNELSTLALGISVVHYFSGIPEGSVDMKSFWRHSIACGVLSRLLADKQQGLSEETFFVAGLTHDIGRLVMFNHLPGPCGEILEFAARAGMPLFQAESRVLGFDHALLGGELLKKWHFPISLENPVRFHHQPCSALNILDPSIVHVADILVQALDFGSSGNLFVPPLNSTAWQELKMNKTVFTWVKSMALRQVYEIERIFLGGTHD from the coding sequence GTGGGACTTTTAAGTGTAGACGAACTAAAACCGGGCATGGTCCTGGAACGGGACGTGCTTGCCCCCAACGGCCGGTTACTCCTGGGTACAGGCACGGAACTTACCCCGCGCAATATCACTGTTCTCAAGACCTGGGGAGTGGTGGATGCTCATGTTCAGGGTGATGGTCAGGAGCACAACTCCCACCAGGAACCCACGCTTACCAGAGAACTTTTGGACCACACCAGGCAACAGCTGCAGCCCTTTTTTGCCTGCACGGATCTGTCCCTCCCGGCCATGCGCGAAATATTCAAGCTGGCTCTTTACCAGGCCGCGGGACAGGGCAAGGGGCATTTCGTTTTACCCCCCTCCTGCAATACAGGTGATCAGGCCCCGGACCCTGAAAAGATTCTGGCCGGCCATCCTTTAGTTACAGCAGCGGACATAATCGGTGAGCAGACCAGGCTTGCAACCTTTCCAGATATATATCACCAGATAAATGCAGTACTGCAGTCTCCGCGCAGCTCAGCCACGCACATAGCCAAAGTGGTGGGCAAGGACGCCAGCCTCTCGGGCAAGCTTTTGCGCCTGGTCAACAGCCCCTTCTACGGCTTTCCCAGGAAAATCGATACAATCCCCAGGGCCGTGGCCATCCTGGGCACCAACGAACTGTCCACCCTGGCCCTGGGCATCTCTGTGGTGCATTACTTCTCCGGCATCCCCGAAGGCAGTGTGGACATGAAGTCATTCTGGAGACACAGCATAGCCTGCGGTGTCCTGTCCAGACTGCTGGCTGACAAGCAACAGGGCCTCTCCGAAGAGACATTTTTCGTGGCCGGGCTGACGCACGACATTGGCCGCCTGGTCATGTTCAACCACCTTCCCGGACCCTGCGGGGAGATACTGGAATTCGCCGCCCGCGCCGGCATGCCACTGTTTCAAGCTGAATCCAGAGTACTTGGTTTTGATCACGCTTTACTTGGCGGTGAACTTTTAAAAAAATGGCATTTCCCCATAAGCCTGGAAAACCCTGTACGCTTTCACCATCAGCCCTGCAGCGCCTTAAACATCCTTGATCCATCCATCGTGCATGTGGCCGACATCCTGGTCCAGGCCCTGGATTTCGGCAGCAGCGGCAATCTGTTCGTACCCCCGCTCAATTCCACGGCCTGGCAGGAGCTGAAGATGAACAAAACCGTATTTACCTGGGTCAAAAGCATGGCCCTGCGCCAGGTATACGAGATAGAAAGAATCTTTCTGGGAGGCACGCATGACTGA
- the fdnG gene encoding formate dehydrogenase-N subunit alpha has product MKLGRREFIKLSATATAVTAFAGLGMNLQPTTAKAQLLKIHWAKETTSICCYCSVGCGVLVHTDKSSSGRCINIEGDPDHPINEGALCAKGAALYQVAENENRLTKVMYRAPYTDKFVEAPWGWALQRIAEKVKEARDETFVQKNDQGQVVNRTDGIAHVGSAEIENEENWYLQAMQRAMGLVYIEHQARIUHSATVAALAESFGRGAMTNHYNDLMNSDCILMMGANPAENHPISFKWVMKAKEKGGKILSVDPRYTRSSTKADLYVPMRSGTDIAILGGMIKYILDNNLYFEEYVKNYTNASFLVNPDYGFDNGLFTGWDADKEAYDKDTWTFQMDDDGIPKKDPTLQDPNCVFQLLKKHYERYTLDKASETAGSPKDKLEEFYKMYSETGAPDKAGTIMYAMGWTQHTVGAQIIRTMAMIQLLLGNVGVAGGGVNALRGTSNVQGSTDQALLFHIIPAYMPTPRANLATLDDYNDTTPTTEDPKSANWWQNRPKYIASLLKAMYPDKDPKDSYKWLPKLDEDQNASWLVLFDHMLQGKFKGFFVWGQNPAASGANSSKTREALGKLDWLVSVNVFDNETASFWKGPDVDPGRVKTEVFVLPPAVFCEKEGSVSNSGRWIQWRYQGPKPPGQCARDGDIMLELFTRIRDLYKKNGGVFADPILNLNEKDIAKEGKQFPERFDVQKVAKLMSGYDVNSGKQVANFTQLKDDGSTACGNWLHSGAWTEDGNMMARRDKDQTDMQANIGLFPNWSFAWPVNRRVLYNRASVDQDGQPYAPDKAVIKWEDGEWKGDVPDGGWPPAEKHPFIMRAEGYGQLFGPGLADGPFPEHYESMECPFEEHPYSDQLHSPTALYFEEELEKHAVCDPRYPFVGTSYRVCEHWQTGIMTRWVPWLLETMPQNFAEIDPELAKLREIESGDEVIVENLRGKIECIAIVTPRLQPLNIMGQTLHQVGTTWHFGWVHPKDGGDSANLLTPSVGDPNTFIPETKTFMVNIRKK; this is encoded by the coding sequence ATGAAACTAGGTCGAAGGGAATTTATTAAACTTTCGGCGACTGCGACCGCTGTGACCGCTTTTGCCGGTCTCGGCATGAATCTGCAGCCGACCACGGCCAAAGCCCAGTTGCTGAAAATCCACTGGGCCAAGGAAACCACCAGCATCTGCTGCTACTGTTCTGTTGGCTGCGGCGTGCTGGTGCACACCGACAAGTCCTCTTCGGGCCGGTGCATCAACATTGAAGGCGACCCGGACCATCCCATCAACGAAGGCGCCCTGTGCGCCAAGGGAGCTGCTCTGTACCAGGTGGCGGAAAACGAAAACCGCCTCACCAAGGTCATGTACCGTGCCCCCTACACCGACAAATTTGTGGAAGCCCCCTGGGGCTGGGCCCTGCAGCGCATTGCCGAGAAGGTCAAGGAAGCCCGGGATGAGACCTTTGTCCAGAAAAACGACCAAGGCCAGGTGGTCAACCGCACCGACGGCATAGCCCACGTGGGCTCCGCCGAAATCGAGAACGAAGAAAACTGGTACCTGCAGGCAATGCAGCGCGCCATGGGCCTGGTGTATATCGAGCACCAGGCACGTATCTGACACAGCGCCACTGTTGCGGCTCTGGCAGAGTCGTTCGGACGCGGCGCTATGACCAATCACTACAACGACCTCATGAACAGTGATTGCATTCTCATGATGGGGGCAAACCCCGCTGAAAACCATCCCATTTCCTTCAAGTGGGTCATGAAGGCCAAGGAAAAGGGCGGCAAGATACTGAGCGTGGATCCCCGCTACACCAGGAGTTCTACCAAGGCCGACCTGTATGTACCCATGCGCTCTGGAACAGACATCGCCATTCTGGGCGGCATGATCAAGTACATCCTGGACAACAACCTGTACTTCGAGGAATACGTCAAGAACTACACCAATGCCTCGTTCTTAGTGAACCCCGATTACGGCTTCGACAATGGCCTGTTCACCGGATGGGACGCGGACAAAGAAGCTTACGACAAGGATACCTGGACCTTCCAGATGGATGACGACGGCATCCCCAAAAAGGATCCCACCCTGCAGGACCCCAACTGCGTGTTTCAGCTCCTGAAAAAACACTATGAGCGCTACACCCTGGACAAGGCCTCCGAGACAGCAGGATCACCCAAGGACAAGCTGGAAGAATTCTACAAGATGTATTCAGAGACCGGCGCACCGGACAAGGCCGGGACCATCATGTACGCCATGGGCTGGACCCAGCACACGGTGGGCGCACAGATCATCCGCACCATGGCCATGATCCAGCTCCTGCTGGGCAACGTGGGCGTGGCCGGCGGCGGAGTAAACGCCCTGCGCGGAACCTCCAACGTACAGGGATCCACGGACCAGGCCCTGCTGTTCCACATAATCCCGGCGTATATGCCCACTCCCAGGGCCAATCTGGCCACACTGGACGATTACAATGACACCACCCCGACCACCGAGGATCCCAAAAGCGCCAACTGGTGGCAGAACCGCCCCAAGTACATAGCCAGCCTTTTGAAGGCCATGTATCCGGATAAGGACCCCAAAGACAGCTACAAATGGCTGCCCAAACTGGATGAAGACCAGAACGCTTCATGGCTGGTGCTTTTCGACCACATGCTGCAGGGCAAGTTCAAGGGCTTTTTTGTCTGGGGACAGAATCCTGCAGCCAGCGGAGCCAACTCCTCCAAAACCAGAGAAGCCCTGGGCAAACTGGACTGGCTGGTGTCGGTCAATGTGTTTGATAATGAGACGGCCTCCTTCTGGAAAGGACCGGACGTAGATCCCGGCAGGGTCAAGACCGAGGTCTTTGTCCTGCCTCCTGCTGTCTTCTGCGAAAAGGAAGGCTCTGTATCCAACTCCGGCCGCTGGATCCAGTGGCGCTACCAGGGCCCCAAGCCTCCTGGACAGTGTGCCCGTGACGGGGACATCATGCTCGAGCTGTTTACCAGGATCCGGGATCTGTACAAAAAGAACGGGGGAGTATTTGCAGACCCCATTCTCAACCTCAACGAAAAGGATATAGCCAAAGAGGGCAAACAGTTTCCCGAGAGGTTTGACGTGCAGAAAGTGGCCAAGCTCATGAGCGGCTACGATGTCAACTCGGGTAAGCAGGTTGCCAACTTTACCCAGCTCAAGGACGATGGGTCCACTGCATGCGGCAACTGGCTGCACAGCGGGGCCTGGACTGAAGACGGCAATATGATGGCCCGCCGCGACAAGGACCAGACCGATATGCAGGCCAATATCGGCCTTTTCCCCAACTGGTCCTTCGCCTGGCCGGTAAACAGAAGAGTCCTGTACAACCGGGCCTCTGTGGACCAGGACGGACAACCCTATGCCCCGGACAAGGCGGTAATAAAGTGGGAAGACGGCGAGTGGAAAGGTGATGTGCCCGATGGCGGATGGCCTCCGGCTGAAAAACATCCCTTTATCATGCGGGCCGAGGGTTATGGACAGCTGTTCGGACCGGGACTGGCCGACGGGCCGTTTCCGGAACATTACGAATCCATGGAGTGCCCCTTTGAGGAGCATCCCTACTCTGATCAGCTGCACAGCCCCACTGCCCTGTACTTCGAGGAGGAGCTTGAAAAGCACGCTGTGTGCGATCCCCGCTATCCCTTCGTCGGGACCAGCTACAGGGTATGCGAGCACTGGCAGACCGGAATCATGACCCGCTGGGTACCGTGGCTGCTGGAAACCATGCCCCAGAACTTTGCGGAGATCGATCCGGAACTGGCCAAACTCAGGGAAATCGAGAGCGGAGACGAGGTCATCGTGGAAAACCTGCGCGGTAAGATCGAGTGCATAGCCATCGTCACTCCGCGTCTGCAGCCCCTGAACATCATGGGCCAGACACTGCACCAGGTGGGCACCACCTGGCACTTCGGCTGGGTGCATCCCAAAGACGGCGGCGATTCAGCCAACCTGCTGACCCCGTCAGTGGGTGATCCCAACACGTTTATCCCGGAGACCAAGACCTTTATGGTCAACATCCGCAAAAAATAA
- a CDS encoding DegT/DnrJ/EryC1/StrS family aminotransferase, whose protein sequence is MSIPFIDLKSQYSRIDSRVKEGLDRVLAHGAYVMGPEIAELEKELAAFCGAQHALACSSGTDALLLALMAKNTGPGDAVLTTPFTFCATAEVIALLGATPVFVDIDPETFNIDPDSLKLAIQALRSADPDVYPLPSQAKAAGEPGKGPHAPSSMPHAHLIPKGLISVDLFGLPCDYEAINPILEEEGLWLLVDAAQSFGSSYKDVSPCTLGDTACTSFFPAKPLGCYGDGGMCFTNDTSLHQVLESLRVHGQGKNRYDNVRLGLNARMDTMQAAVLLAKMSIFPEEIELRNIVARTYNDFLQEAQDITVPSFFPDRQSAWAQYSVLARDQEHRQTVFDSLKENNVPWSVYYPLPLHLQDVFSYLGYSSGDFPVSEEMSKRIFSLPMHPYLKQSDQEKVARAVVEGSRR, encoded by the coding sequence TTGAGCATACCATTTATAGATCTTAAATCACAGTATTCCAGGATAGATTCCCGGGTAAAGGAAGGCCTGGACCGGGTCCTGGCCCACGGCGCCTACGTCATGGGCCCGGAAATCGCTGAACTGGAGAAAGAACTTGCAGCCTTTTGCGGCGCACAACATGCCCTGGCCTGCTCTTCAGGAACAGATGCCCTGCTTCTGGCCCTCATGGCCAAAAACACCGGACCGGGAGATGCTGTCCTGACAACACCCTTTACCTTCTGCGCCACCGCCGAAGTTATAGCCCTTCTGGGGGCCACCCCGGTATTCGTGGATATTGATCCGGAAACCTTCAACATTGATCCGGACAGCTTAAAGCTGGCCATCCAGGCCCTGAGATCCGCTGATCCCGACGTATATCCTCTGCCCAGCCAGGCAAAAGCGGCCGGCGAACCAGGCAAAGGCCCCCATGCTCCAAGCTCCATGCCCCATGCCCATCTTATTCCCAAAGGCCTCATCAGCGTGGATCTCTTTGGTCTGCCCTGTGATTATGAGGCCATAAATCCCATCCTGGAGGAAGAAGGCCTGTGGCTTCTCGTGGATGCGGCCCAGTCTTTTGGATCTTCATACAAGGACGTGTCTCCGTGTACTCTTGGAGATACGGCCTGTACCTCTTTTTTCCCGGCCAAGCCTCTGGGGTGCTACGGAGACGGCGGGATGTGCTTTACCAATGATACCAGTCTGCATCAGGTCCTTGAGTCCCTCAGGGTACACGGACAGGGCAAAAACAGGTACGACAACGTCCGCCTGGGCCTCAATGCCCGTATGGACACCATGCAGGCCGCGGTTCTTCTGGCCAAGATGAGTATCTTCCCCGAAGAAATCGAGCTTAGAAACATTGTAGCCCGCACCTACAATGATTTCTTGCAGGAGGCCCAAGATATCACTGTACCCTCCTTTTTCCCGGACAGGCAGAGCGCCTGGGCCCAGTACAGCGTGCTGGCCAGGGACCAGGAGCACCGCCAGACGGTATTTGACAGCCTGAAAGAAAACAACGTTCCCTGGTCTGTATATTATCCTCTGCCCCTTCACCTGCAGGATGTTTTCAGCTATCTGGGGTACAGTTCCGGTGATTTTCCTGTGAGCGAGGAAATGTCTAAAAGGATTTTCAGCCTGCCCATGCACCCCTACCTGAAGCAGAGCGACCAGGAAAAAGTTGCCCGGGCAGTGGTTGAAGGCAGCAGGAGGTAG
- a CDS encoding membrane protein, producing MFTLYELWSGLGFPLLKICVFIALGVFVGNLIESMNWTRFMARLAAPLTRMARLRDVSGASFSMAFFSGITANTMLAEAYSQEKLTYRELVLSNLFNSLPTYFLHLPTTFFIMVPLIKAAALPYLLLTIIAALLRTLVVVVLGRFILSPKPEPCVECQLPGEGKLNWTEVLARVWKRFKFRFKKIIIFTVPIYTLFFILQQAGFFDWVEESMAEYVHFMAWLSPQALSIVVLQLAAELSAGLAAAGAMLDSGALGVREVVLALLTGNILSSPMRAIRHQLPYYAGIFNPKLAVKLIFYNQSLRVGSLILVGALYYLVT from the coding sequence ATGTTCACCCTTTACGAACTCTGGTCCGGCCTGGGATTTCCCCTCCTGAAGATCTGCGTCTTCATTGCCCTGGGAGTTTTTGTGGGCAACCTCATAGAGTCCATGAACTGGACCAGGTTCATGGCCCGCCTGGCCGCCCCCCTGACCCGCATGGCCAGGCTTCGAGACGTATCCGGGGCCAGCTTCTCCATGGCCTTTTTCTCGGGCATCACCGCCAATACCATGCTGGCCGAGGCATACTCCCAGGAAAAGCTCACTTACCGGGAACTGGTTTTGTCCAACCTGTTCAACTCCCTGCCCACATACTTTCTGCACCTGCCCACCACTTTCTTCATCATGGTCCCGCTCATCAAGGCCGCTGCCCTGCCCTATCTTTTGCTGACCATCATTGCGGCCCTTCTGCGCACCCTGGTGGTGGTTGTCCTGGGCCGCTTCATCCTGAGTCCAAAGCCGGAACCATGCGTGGAGTGCCAGCTTCCCGGCGAGGGGAAGCTCAACTGGACCGAGGTGCTGGCCAGGGTCTGGAAACGCTTCAAATTCAGGTTCAAAAAGATCATTATCTTCACAGTGCCCATCTATACCCTTTTTTTCATCCTGCAACAGGCCGGATTTTTCGACTGGGTGGAAGAAAGCATGGCTGAGTATGTGCATTTCATGGCCTGGCTCTCCCCCCAGGCCTTAAGTATCGTGGTTTTGCAGCTGGCTGCGGAGCTGTCGGCCGGACTGGCTGCAGCCGGGGCCATGCTGGACAGCGGGGCCCTGGGAGTGCGGGAAGTGGTCCTGGCCCTTCTGACTGGCAATATCCTGTCCTCGCCCATGCGCGCCATTCGCCACCAGCTTCCCTATTATGCAGGCATATTCAACCCCAAGCTGGCCGTAAAGCTCATATTCTACAACCAGAGCCTGCGGGTGGGCAGCCTGATCCTGGTTGGAGCCCTTTATTATCTGGTCACCTGA
- a CDS encoding 4Fe-4S dicluster domain-containing protein: MGKGFFIDLTKCTACRGCQVACKQWHKLPAEDTHNWGSYQNPEDLSFITYKLVRFEELVENGQVKDWLFFPDQCRHCISPPCKMVGDMDDEQAILQEYETGTVMFTGRTKNLFPDEIRDSCPYDIPREDEESGVISKCDMCFDRVINGMLPACVLACPTGSMHFGDLEDMKAMAEERLEEVKQIYPDAVLGDPNSVRVIYLFHRKPSDFFHSAVASLHGPKRFTRKEAFARLFRNNRPRV; encoded by the coding sequence ATGGGTAAGGGATTTTTTATAGATTTGACCAAATGTACGGCCTGCCGGGGTTGCCAGGTGGCCTGCAAGCAATGGCACAAGCTGCCTGCTGAGGACACTCACAACTGGGGCTCTTACCAGAACCCCGAGGATCTGTCCTTTATCACCTACAAACTGGTACGCTTTGAGGAACTCGTGGAAAACGGCCAGGTCAAGGACTGGCTGTTCTTCCCGGATCAGTGCCGCCACTGCATCTCGCCTCCCTGTAAGATGGTGGGGGACATGGATGACGAGCAGGCCATCCTGCAGGAATATGAGACCGGCACGGTCATGTTCACCGGCAGGACCAAAAACCTGTTCCCCGATGAGATCCGTGATTCCTGCCCCTATGACATCCCCAGGGAGGACGAGGAGTCAGGAGTCATCTCCAAGTGCGACATGTGCTTTGACCGAGTCATAAACGGCATGCTCCCGGCCTGTGTGCTCGCCTGCCCCACCGGCAGCATGCACTTCGGCGACCTGGAGGACATGAAGGCCATGGCCGAAGAGAGGCTGGAGGAAGTCAAGCAGATATATCCCGACGCAGTCCTGGGCGACCCCAATTCCGTGCGCGTGATCTATCTCTTCCACAGAAAGCCGTCGGACTTCTTCCACTCTGCAGTGGCCAGTCTGCACGGCCCCAAGCGTTTTACACGCAAGGAGGCCTTTGCCAGGCTGTTTAGAAACAACAGGCCCAGAGTATAA